CATCTACTTTTGCGATCATCTGTTCATTGGGAACCAGTGTCGGATGGACTCGAAGCTCCACTTCGTTGCCTCTTTTTTTGGCAATCGTCAACAACTTGATGGAGTAGCCAAACTCATTGGCAAATTCAAAATCGAGTGTATTGATTTTCGTAATACCCTCGATCAAAATATCTTCAGGTTTTGCGTCAATCCCGTAGGCAATGCTTGCCAGAATGAGCAGTTTGTGGGCTGCATCGTATCCTTCTATATCAAAAGTCGGATCGGCCTCTGCATAGCCAAGCTCTTGAGACTCTTTTAAAATAGTGGAAAACTCGGCTCCTTCATTTGCCATTTTTGTCAAAATATAGTTGCAGGTTCCATTCATGATGCCTCGAATTGCATCGATATGGTTGGCACTTAGACCCTCTCGCAGTGCTTTGATAATAGGAATGCCACCTGCCACACTCGCTTCGAACTCAAAAGGGATATCGCCAGCAAGTTGCTGCAGTTCATAGCGATGATATGCCAAAAGAGCTTTGTTTGCCGTTACGACAGCTTTTTTGTTTTTCAATGCTCTTTGGACAACCTCGTACGCTTCCTCCACCCCTCCCATGAGTTCTACAACGATATCGATATTTGGATCATCTGTCACTTCAAAGGGATCTGTGGTCAAAGGAATGTTGATATTTCGTTTTTTTTCCAGATTTCGAACAACTCCTTTGACTACCTGGATCTCTTTCCCGGCTCTTGCACTGATAATGTCTCTATTTTTCTCTAAAACTTGAACGACACTGGTTCCTACCGTTCCTACGCCGATGATTCCTACTTTGATCATTGCTGAGCCTCTTTCAAAAATTTTTTGATATTTTTTGCCGCCTGTCGGATTCGCTTTTCATTTTCGATCAGCGCAATTCGCACATACTCTTCTCCGCCTTCACCAAATCCGATACCAGGACTTACCGCAACCTTGGCTTTTGTCAAAAGCTCTTTGGAAAACTCTAAACTTCCCATATCTCGAAACTGCTCAGGAATTCTTGCCCAGACAAACATCGTTGCTCTTGGTTTTTCGATCTCCCATCCGGCTCTTCCAAAAGAGTCGATCAATACATCCCGTCTGTGTTCATACTTTTTCCGTATCTCTTCCACACAGTCTTGTGGACCATCCAAAGCCACGGTGGCCGCTACCTGAATCGGCGTAAACATACCATAATCGATCCAGCTTTTGATCTTTTGCAATGCCCCCACAAGCTTTTTGTTTCCTA
This region of Nitratiruptor sp. YY08-10 genomic DNA includes:
- a CDS encoding homoserine dehydrogenase, which translates into the protein MIKVGIIGVGTVGTSVVQVLEKNRDIISARAGKEIQVVKGVVRNLEKKRNINIPLTTDPFEVTDDPNIDIVVELMGGVEEAYEVVQRALKNKKAVVTANKALLAYHRYELQQLAGDIPFEFEASVAGGIPIIKALREGLSANHIDAIRGIMNGTCNYILTKMANEGAEFSTILKESQELGYAEADPTFDIEGYDAAHKLLILASIAYGIDAKPEDILIEGITKINTLDFEFANEFGYSIKLLTIAKKRGNEVELRVHPTLVPNEQMIAKVDGVMNGVSVIGDVVGETMYYGPGAGGDATASAVVSNIIDIARGGKCSPMLGFKRPLESGMILASKDSILSNYYLRLLVEDRPGILAKIASIFGEYNISIESMLQKPGPDKLAHLLLSTHQCKESEIHKALNELKQQAFLKEEPAMIRIEV